The Streptomyces sp. NL15-2K genome contains a region encoding:
- a CDS encoding Gfo/Idh/MocA family oxidoreductase, which translates to MSRTTRHRAAVVGTGHRAQMFTRALAERPDHLVTALCDPSPTRMAFHNGLLAAAGEPVASEWEPESFTDMLVKEAVDEVVVTTVDAEHDRYIVPALKAGCRVITEKPMTVDADRCARILDTVRDTGNSLTVAFNYRFNPVHEKVRSLLADGAIGEVLSLHFEWLLDVRHGADYFRRWHRDKRNSGGLMVHKSSHHFDLVNWWLADEPQEVFGYGRLGFYGREAGERHGLRRDYDRAHGAAPAADDPFALDLAADDTLRALYLDAEQDDGYVRDRNVFDGPVTIEDDMAVLVRHTRGTTMTYHLTAYSPWEGYRVMFNGSAGRLELEVEESRWQPPRGRITSGSGALHGDTAAEQAGGARLTLRPLWRPPVEVPLVTVHEAHGGGDPRMLDALFGPVDPDQPTDTGATAHPTATERDGALALAVGLAANRCFETGRPVRVRELVPGVWEG; encoded by the coding sequence ATGAGCCGAACCACCCGTCACCGCGCAGCAGTCGTCGGCACCGGTCACCGCGCCCAGATGTTCACCCGTGCCCTCGCCGAACGCCCGGACCACCTCGTCACCGCCCTCTGCGATCCGAGCCCCACCCGGATGGCCTTCCACAACGGGCTGTTGGCCGCGGCCGGTGAGCCCGTCGCCTCCGAGTGGGAGCCCGAGAGCTTCACCGACATGCTCGTCAAGGAGGCCGTCGACGAGGTCGTCGTCACCACCGTGGACGCCGAGCACGACCGCTACATCGTCCCGGCACTGAAGGCCGGCTGCCGGGTGATCACCGAGAAACCCATGACCGTCGACGCCGACCGCTGCGCCCGCATCCTCGACACGGTCCGGGACACCGGCAACTCCCTGACCGTCGCCTTCAACTACCGCTTCAACCCCGTCCACGAGAAGGTCCGCTCACTGCTCGCCGACGGCGCGATCGGCGAGGTCCTGTCCCTCCACTTCGAGTGGCTGCTCGACGTACGGCACGGCGCGGACTACTTCCGCCGCTGGCACCGGGACAAGCGCAACAGCGGCGGCCTCATGGTGCACAAGTCGAGTCACCACTTCGACCTGGTCAACTGGTGGCTCGCCGACGAGCCGCAGGAGGTCTTCGGCTACGGACGGCTCGGTTTCTACGGCCGTGAGGCGGGCGAACGCCACGGACTGCGCCGGGACTACGACCGGGCCCACGGCGCCGCCCCGGCCGCCGACGACCCCTTCGCCCTGGACCTCGCGGCCGACGACACCCTGCGCGCCCTCTACCTGGACGCCGAGCAGGACGACGGCTACGTCCGTGACCGCAACGTCTTCGACGGGCCCGTCACCATCGAGGACGACATGGCGGTCCTGGTGCGCCACACCCGGGGCACGACGATGACGTACCACCTGACGGCCTACTCCCCGTGGGAGGGCTACCGGGTGATGTTCAACGGCAGTGCGGGCCGCCTGGAGTTGGAGGTGGAGGAGAGCCGCTGGCAGCCGCCCCGGGGCCGGATCACCTCGGGCAGCGGCGCGCTGCACGGCGACACGGCCGCCGAGCAGGCGGGCGGGGCACGCCTCACCCTGCGTCCGCTGTGGCGGCCACCGGTGGAGGTCCCGCTCGTGACCGTCCACGAGGCCCACGGCGGCGGCGACCCACGCATGCTCGACGCGCTCTTCGGCCCGGTGGACCCGGATCAGCCGACGGACACCGGTGCGACGGCTCACCCGACGGCCACCGAACGCGACGGCGCCCTCGCCCTCGCCGTCGGACTCGCGGCGAACCGGTGCTTCGAGACGGGGCGGCCGGTGCGGGTCCGTGAGCTGGTGCCCGGCGTGTGGGAAGGGTGA
- a CDS encoding PPOX class F420-dependent oxidoreductase, giving the protein MDDTSLDRLGAGKYLLITSYRRNGTPVATPVWVVRDGDALGAWTAADSWKVKRIRARGDVLVGPCDARGNPTGDQVPATAELCDPQTTARYRELVARKYGIAGRITLLGSRLRRGPAGTVGIRLTLAA; this is encoded by the coding sequence ATGGACGACACGTCGCTGGACCGGCTCGGTGCGGGCAAGTACCTCCTGATCACCAGCTACCGCAGGAATGGCACCCCGGTCGCCACCCCGGTGTGGGTGGTGCGCGACGGCGACGCGCTCGGTGCGTGGACGGCCGCCGACTCCTGGAAGGTGAAGCGGATCCGGGCGCGCGGCGACGTCCTCGTCGGACCCTGCGACGCGCGCGGCAACCCGACCGGCGACCAGGTACCGGCCACCGCCGAACTGTGCGACCCGCAGACCACGGCCCGCTACCGCGAGCTCGTCGCCCGCAAGTACGGCATCGCCGGCCGCATCACCCTTCTCGGCAGCCGACTGCGCCGCGGGCCGGCCGGGACCGTCGGCATACGGCTGACGCTCGCGGCATGA
- a CDS encoding aminotransferase class I/II-fold pyridoxal phosphate-dependent enzyme yields the protein MTRIPHDTSGEPNPLRALDLDRLRRRTSMKWRTYPGDVLPLWVAEMDVPLAEPVVRAVTDALALGDTGYPAGTAYAEALAAFADKRWGWDGLAVERTAIVPDVMLGVVEMLKLVTGPGDPVVVNPPVYPPFFQFVGNMDRRVVEAPLGAHGRIDLAVLEETFAGAVADGRRAAYLLCSPHNPTGTVHTAAELTAVAALADRYGVRVVADEIHAPLVVGADFVPYLSVPGGESGLSLMSASKAWNLAGLKAALAVAGPAAAADLARLPEEVGHGPSHVGVIAHTAALRDGTAWLDALLTGLDANRRLLTELLAEHLPGITYRPGAATYLAWLDCRALGLGDDPADAFLHRGRVALNSGLPFGTGGAGHVRLNFATSPEIVEEAVRRMAAALD from the coding sequence ATGACCAGGATCCCGCACGACACGTCCGGTGAACCGAATCCCCTGCGCGCACTCGACCTCGACCGCCTCCGACGCCGTACGAGCATGAAATGGCGCACCTACCCCGGGGACGTCCTGCCGCTGTGGGTGGCCGAGATGGACGTACCGCTCGCCGAACCCGTGGTCCGCGCGGTCACCGACGCTCTCGCGCTCGGGGACACCGGCTACCCGGCCGGCACCGCGTACGCCGAGGCGCTCGCCGCGTTCGCCGACAAGCGGTGGGGCTGGGACGGGCTCGCGGTGGAGCGCACCGCGATCGTGCCGGACGTGATGCTGGGCGTCGTCGAGATGCTCAAGCTGGTCACCGGACCCGGAGACCCGGTGGTCGTGAACCCGCCCGTGTATCCGCCGTTCTTCCAGTTCGTGGGGAACATGGACCGGCGGGTGGTCGAGGCCCCGCTCGGGGCGCACGGCCGCATCGACCTCGCCGTCCTGGAGGAGACCTTCGCCGGGGCGGTCGCGGACGGACGGCGGGCCGCCTACCTGCTGTGCAGCCCGCACAACCCGACCGGCACCGTGCACACCGCCGCTGAACTGACCGCCGTCGCCGCACTCGCCGACCGTTACGGCGTGCGCGTCGTCGCCGACGAGATCCACGCCCCGCTCGTCGTCGGCGCGGACTTCGTGCCGTATCTGAGCGTGCCGGGCGGCGAGAGCGGTCTGTCGCTGATGTCGGCGTCGAAGGCGTGGAACCTGGCGGGCCTGAAGGCCGCGCTGGCTGTCGCGGGGCCCGCGGCCGCCGCCGACCTCGCCCGGCTGCCCGAGGAGGTCGGCCACGGACCGAGCCACGTCGGCGTCATCGCCCACACCGCCGCCCTGCGCGACGGCACCGCCTGGCTGGACGCTCTGCTGACCGGGCTCGACGCCAACCGGCGTCTGCTCACGGAGCTGCTCGCCGAGCACCTGCCCGGGATCACCTATCGCCCAGGCGCGGCCACGTACCTCGCCTGGCTCGACTGCCGCGCGCTCGGCCTCGGCGACGATCCGGCGGACGCCTTCCTGCACCGCGGCCGGGTGGCACTCAACTCCGGGCTCCCCTTCGGCACCGGTGGGGCCGGGCACGTACGCCTGAACTTCGCGACGTCGCCGGAGATCGTCGAGGAGGCGGTACGGCGGATGGCGGCGGCGCTCGACTGA
- a CDS encoding S1 family peptidase, with protein MRHARRRVVRRVTRLAAVGGLLLGGTMVTRAVASEPPDPSAVPRTYAQQDEDMGAGLVSRLGTSRTAGTWIGDDGRPVVAVTDEDAAAEVRRAGAEAKMVSHSMNELKSATTTLRSAPRVTGTAWAMDYRTNQVVVRGDSTVSATDWSRMTQTADRIGSFVRMERTEGTFTTRLNGAQPILSTAGRCSAGFNVTDGQRDFILTAGHCGPNGSVWFADNGGNRQVGETTTQSFPGDDYSLVRYDGGRAGDGAAVVAIGDGKGVQITGAADPAVGQRIFRSGSTSGLRDGQVTALNATVNYPEGTVTGLIETDVCAEPGDSGGPMFSEGIALGVTSGGSGDCANGGTTFFQPITKALDELDVQLLVAAPQGNAGGNGTPSQEPSASPTKGAIAPGDASPGSSAPVAGAAPLLNRLTDPRNIGPGLLVVAGSLVALVATRYIRAEQDRKAYRRYYSATWS; from the coding sequence ATGAGGCACGCACGACGACGGGTCGTCCGGCGAGTGACACGGCTGGCGGCCGTCGGCGGACTCCTCCTCGGAGGGACGATGGTCACGCGCGCCGTGGCGAGCGAACCTCCGGACCCCTCCGCCGTCCCGCGCACGTACGCCCAGCAGGACGAGGACATGGGGGCGGGGCTCGTCTCGCGGCTCGGCACCTCCCGTACGGCGGGCACCTGGATCGGTGACGACGGCCGGCCGGTCGTCGCGGTCACCGACGAGGACGCGGCCGCCGAGGTCCGGCGGGCGGGCGCCGAGGCGAAGATGGTGTCGCACAGCATGAACGAGCTCAAGTCGGCGACCACGACGCTGCGTTCGGCACCGCGGGTCACCGGCACCGCATGGGCCATGGACTACCGGACCAATCAGGTGGTGGTACGGGGCGACAGCACCGTCTCCGCCACCGACTGGTCCCGGATGACCCAGACGGCGGACCGCATCGGCAGCTTCGTCCGCATGGAGCGCACCGAGGGCACCTTCACGACCCGGCTCAACGGCGCGCAGCCGATCCTGTCGACCGCCGGGCGCTGTTCGGCGGGCTTCAACGTGACCGACGGCCAGCGGGACTTCATCCTCACGGCCGGACACTGCGGGCCCAACGGATCCGTCTGGTTCGCCGACAACGGCGGCAACCGGCAGGTGGGCGAGACGACCACGCAGAGCTTCCCCGGCGACGACTACTCCCTGGTGCGGTACGACGGCGGCCGGGCGGGCGACGGTGCCGCTGTCGTGGCCATCGGTGACGGCAAGGGAGTGCAGATCACGGGCGCTGCCGATCCGGCCGTCGGACAGCGCATCTTCCGCAGCGGCAGTACGAGCGGTCTGCGCGACGGCCAGGTGACGGCGCTCAACGCCACGGTGAACTATCCCGAGGGCACCGTCACCGGTCTGATCGAGACGGACGTGTGCGCCGAACCCGGGGACAGCGGCGGGCCGATGTTCTCGGAGGGGATCGCGCTCGGGGTGACGTCGGGCGGCAGCGGCGACTGCGCGAACGGCGGCACGACGTTCTTCCAGCCGATCACCAAGGCGCTGGACGAACTCGACGTCCAGCTGCTCGTGGCGGCCCCGCAGGGCAACGCCGGCGGGAACGGTACGCCCTCGCAGGAACCGTCCGCCTCGCCCACGAAGGGTGCGATCGCGCCCGGCGACGCCTCGCCCGGTTCGTCGGCCCCGGTGGCGGGGGCGGCGCCGCTGCTGAACCGGCTGACGGACCCGAGGAACATCGGCCCCGGGCTGCTGGTCGTCGCGGGCAGCCTGGTCGCGTTGGTGGCCACGCGGTACATCCGCGCGGAGCAGGACCGCAAGGCCTACCGGCGCTACTACTCGGCCACATGGAGCTGA
- a CDS encoding EamA family transporter produces the protein MGPLLALASAVCYGIVDFAGGILSRRAHFAAVTFLGQLGGLLLASAAALLLPADAVRPVDLLWGALSGAGSGSAMHFLNRGLSRGAMSVIVPVSAVTAVALSVLCGVLLGDRPTPLAWVGIVVTVPALWLVSGGRADSAGGVPDGLLASAGVAVQYIALAQADSASGLWPVAAGRVAAVLVLLPSAARYAGHLRMPSGQCVQALLVGAGAALGLVLYLLAAQRQLLAVAVVLASLYPALPVVLGLALLHEKVTRWQTTGLLGAAVATVLLSVG, from the coding sequence ATGGGCCCCCTCCTCGCACTGGCCTCGGCCGTCTGCTACGGCATCGTCGACTTCGCCGGCGGAATCCTGTCCCGCCGCGCCCACTTCGCCGCCGTCACCTTCCTCGGCCAACTGGGCGGCCTCCTGCTCGCCTCCGCGGCCGCGCTGCTCCTGCCCGCCGATGCCGTCCGCCCGGTGGATCTGCTGTGGGGAGCGCTGTCCGGCGCCGGAAGCGGTAGCGCCATGCACTTCCTCAACCGGGGGCTCAGCCGCGGCGCGATGAGCGTGATCGTGCCCGTCAGCGCCGTCACCGCAGTCGCCCTGTCCGTGCTGTGCGGAGTGCTGCTCGGGGACCGGCCGACGCCACTCGCCTGGGTGGGCATCGTCGTCACGGTGCCCGCGCTCTGGCTCGTCTCCGGCGGCCGCGCGGACTCCGCCGGGGGAGTGCCGGACGGCCTGCTGGCCAGCGCGGGAGTCGCCGTGCAGTACATCGCGCTCGCCCAGGCGGACTCCGCGAGCGGACTGTGGCCGGTGGCGGCGGGCCGGGTCGCCGCCGTCCTCGTCCTGCTGCCCAGCGCGGCGCGGTACGCCGGCCACCTGCGCATGCCGTCCGGTCAGTGCGTCCAGGCGCTGCTGGTCGGCGCGGGCGCCGCCCTCGGTCTCGTCCTGTATCTGCTCGCCGCCCAGCGGCAGCTGCTCGCTGTCGCCGTGGTGCTCGCCTCCCTCTACCCGGCGCTCCCCGTGGTCCTCGGCCTCGCCCTGCTGCACGAGAAGGTCACCCGATGGCAGACGACGGGCCTGCTGGGCGCGGCCGTGGCCACCGTTCTGCTGAGCGTGGGATGA
- a CDS encoding ROK family transcriptional regulator — MTTGAASWLPLSPGERSVAIEVLVHGPLSRTELARRLDLSPGSLTRLTKPLIESGLLIEVPEAGTPAEARQGRPSQPLDVVAESRSFLGFKITEDMVYGVVTTLRSDIVARCDRSLTTHDPAEVADLVAEMTGELARTHPRIAGVGIGVGGLVQDRAVVGESPFLRWREVPLAALVEERTGLPVVVENDVAALVEAETWFGAGRGLDRFVVLTIGAGIGYGLVLGGKRVPYAEEDRGFGRHWIVNPNGPLTPDGERGSAVSLLTIPNIRYQVRAATGRDHTYEEILALAAAGEPMPARVIDEAARALGTLVAQIANFAMPQKILLAGEGVGLMDVAGKAVEETIRAQRHPLAAPIDLETKVSDFHDWARGAAVLAIQVLVLGAVEM; from the coding sequence ATGACCACAGGTGCCGCCAGCTGGCTTCCGCTGAGCCCCGGCGAACGCTCGGTGGCGATCGAGGTGCTCGTCCACGGCCCGCTGTCGCGCACCGAGCTCGCCCGGCGCCTGGACCTGTCGCCGGGCAGCCTCACCCGGCTGACCAAGCCGCTGATCGAGTCGGGCCTGCTGATCGAGGTCCCCGAGGCGGGCACCCCGGCCGAGGCGCGCCAGGGGCGCCCCTCGCAGCCGCTCGACGTCGTCGCCGAGTCCCGCTCCTTCCTCGGCTTCAAGATCACCGAGGACATGGTCTACGGCGTCGTCACCACCCTTCGCAGTGACATCGTCGCCCGCTGCGACCGCTCCCTCACCACCCACGATCCGGCCGAGGTCGCCGATCTGGTGGCCGAGATGACCGGGGAACTCGCGCGGACCCACCCCCGGATCGCCGGCGTCGGCATCGGAGTCGGCGGCCTGGTGCAGGACCGTGCCGTGGTCGGGGAGTCACCGTTCCTGCGGTGGCGGGAGGTGCCGCTCGCCGCCCTCGTCGAGGAGCGCACCGGGCTGCCGGTGGTCGTGGAGAACGACGTCGCCGCCCTGGTCGAGGCCGAGACCTGGTTCGGTGCCGGCCGGGGCCTCGACCGCTTCGTCGTCCTCACCATCGGCGCCGGCATCGGCTACGGCCTCGTCCTCGGCGGCAAGCGGGTGCCGTACGCCGAGGAGGACCGCGGGTTCGGCCGCCACTGGATCGTGAACCCCAACGGCCCGCTCACTCCCGACGGCGAGCGCGGCAGCGCGGTCTCGCTGCTGACCATCCCCAACATCCGCTACCAGGTGCGGGCCGCCACCGGCCGTGACCACACCTACGAGGAGATCCTCGCCCTCGCCGCCGCCGGGGAACCCATGCCCGCCCGCGTCATCGACGAGGCCGCGCGGGCCCTGGGCACCCTGGTCGCCCAGATCGCCAACTTCGCCATGCCGCAGAAGATCCTGCTCGCCGGAGAGGGCGTCGGACTGATGGACGTGGCAGGCAAGGCGGTCGAGGAGACCATCCGCGCCCAGCGGCACCCGCTGGCCGCCCCGATCGACCTGGAGACCAAGGTGTCCGACTTTCACGATTGGGCCCGTGGTGCCGCCGTGCTGGCCATCCAGGTGCTGGTGCTGGGCGCGGTGGAAATGTGA
- a CDS encoding sugar ABC transporter permease has translation MTIASSSPPSRLPLGSAEGARTKPRTYRAGAGDNRGDGRLAAVFIAPALLGFLVFLLWPTLRGIYLSFTRFNLLTPAEWVGLDNYVRMVNDPIFWNSLWVTVEYVVINIGIQTVAALAIAVLLQRLTQSALLRGIVLTPYLMSNVVAGLVWLWILDTQLGIGNEIISAIGFDRIPFLADETWAIPTIALINVWRHVGYTALLLFAGLQAIPNDMYEAAKVDGASEWRMFWRITMPLLRPVLAVVLIMTMIGSFQVFDTVAVTTAGGPANATNVLQFYIYGSAFGRFQFGYASAMSVALLIVLSAITVLQYRLTRAGQTDLG, from the coding sequence ATGACCATCGCCTCCAGCAGCCCTCCATCGCGTCTGCCCTTGGGCAGCGCCGAGGGCGCACGGACCAAGCCGAGGACGTACCGGGCGGGGGCCGGTGATAACCGGGGGGACGGGCGCCTGGCCGCGGTGTTCATCGCCCCGGCCCTGCTGGGCTTCCTGGTCTTCCTGCTCTGGCCGACACTGCGGGGCATCTATCTGAGCTTCACCCGCTTCAACCTACTGACCCCGGCGGAATGGGTCGGCCTCGACAACTACGTCCGCATGGTCAACGACCCGATCTTCTGGAACTCGTTGTGGGTCACCGTCGAGTACGTCGTCATCAACATCGGCATACAGACGGTGGCGGCACTCGCCATCGCCGTGCTGCTCCAGCGGCTGACCCAGTCGGCCCTGCTGCGGGGCATCGTGCTCACCCCGTATCTGATGTCGAACGTCGTCGCCGGCCTGGTGTGGCTGTGGATCCTGGACACCCAGCTCGGCATCGGCAACGAGATCATCAGCGCCATCGGGTTCGACCGCATCCCGTTCCTCGCCGACGAGACATGGGCGATTCCCACCATCGCTCTGATCAACGTCTGGCGGCATGTCGGCTACACCGCCCTTCTGCTCTTCGCAGGCCTGCAGGCGATACCGAACGACATGTACGAGGCGGCCAAGGTGGACGGCGCGAGTGAGTGGCGGATGTTCTGGCGGATCACCATGCCACTGCTGCGTCCGGTGCTCGCGGTCGTGCTGATCATGACGATGATCGGTTCGTTCCAGGTGTTCGACACCGTGGCGGTGACCACCGCGGGCGGTCCCGCGAACGCGACCAACGTGCTCCAGTTCTACATCTACGGCTCCGCCTTCGGCCGCTTCCAGTTCGGCTACGCCTCGGCGATGTCCGTCGCCCTGCTGATCGTGCTCAGCGCGATCACCGTCCTGCAGTACCGGCTCACCCGGGCCGGCCAGACCGATCTCGGCTGA
- a CDS encoding carbohydrate ABC transporter permease gives MATVTATTATPPTIHPARRRLSLGRAAAWAVMGLIILITLLPFYWILRTALSTNAGLSSDPNSLLPVDLTGGGFERALGLQSAKEAIAQGGAGGGLDFWRYLLNSMIVSTLIAGCQIFFSAMAAYAFARLRWRGRDKVFGLFLAGLMVPTIFTLLPNFVLIKQLHLVDTLLGIALPTLFMTPFAVFFLRQFFMNIPREVEEAALLDGAGKVKIFFRVILPMASTPIITLSVLTYITAWNDYFWPLMVSYSDSSRVLTVALAVFRAQNPQTGTDWSGLMAATLIAALPMLVLFACFARRIVSSVSFTGIK, from the coding sequence ATGGCTACCGTGACCGCCACGACGGCAACGCCGCCGACCATACATCCAGCCAGGCGCAGGCTTTCCCTCGGACGGGCCGCCGCCTGGGCCGTGATGGGCCTGATCATCCTCATCACCCTGCTGCCGTTCTACTGGATCCTGCGCACCGCGCTCTCCACCAACGCAGGCCTGAGCTCCGACCCCAACAGCCTCCTCCCCGTCGACCTCACCGGCGGCGGCTTCGAACGCGCCCTCGGACTGCAGTCGGCGAAGGAGGCCATCGCGCAGGGCGGCGCGGGTGGTGGGCTCGACTTCTGGCGCTATCTGCTGAACTCGATGATCGTCTCGACCCTGATCGCCGGCTGCCAGATCTTCTTCTCCGCGATGGCCGCGTACGCCTTCGCACGCCTGCGCTGGCGTGGCCGGGACAAGGTGTTCGGCCTGTTCCTGGCCGGGCTGATGGTGCCGACCATCTTCACGCTCCTGCCGAACTTCGTGCTCATCAAGCAACTCCACCTGGTGGACACGCTGCTCGGCATCGCACTCCCCACCCTCTTCATGACCCCGTTCGCGGTGTTCTTCCTGCGGCAGTTCTTCATGAACATCCCCCGGGAGGTCGAGGAGGCGGCCCTGCTCGACGGCGCCGGGAAGGTCAAGATCTTCTTCCGGGTGATCCTGCCGATGGCGTCCACGCCGATCATCACGCTGTCCGTGCTGACGTACATCACCGCTTGGAACGACTACTTCTGGCCACTGATGGTCTCCTACAGCGACTCCTCGCGCGTGCTGACCGTGGCGCTGGCGGTCTTCCGGGCGCAGAACCCGCAGACCGGCACCGACTGGTCCGGCCTGATGGCGGCGACCCTCATCGCGGCGCTCCCGATGCTGGTGCTCTTCGCCTGCTTCGCCCGCCGCATCGTCAGCTCCGTCAGCTTCACCGGGATCAAGTAA
- a CDS encoding sugar ABC transporter substrate-binding protein, producing MRIRTLMAMTGALALSLTTGCAQGGSAGSSANTVTYWLWDTNQLPAYQACAKGFEKENPGLKVKITQLGWNDYWTKLTAGFISGTQPDVFTDHIQKFGQFADLKVLEPLDDLDIKASDYQPGLAANWIGQDGHRYGTPKDWDTVALFYNEKMAKAAGLTAGQLSSLSWNPKDGGTFEKAIAHLTVDKNGKRGDEPGFDKNNVKVYGLGTQGGGFADGQTQWSPFTGSAGWSYTDKARWGTKYQYGSKTFQSVIKWYFGLATKGYMAPFSDYNQQSNQGNTQIAAGKAAAVFDGAWMISTYNGIKGKDIKTALTPVGPTGKRATMMNGLADSISKASKNKAGARKWVEYLASDKCQTVVGRYAVVFPATPAGTEAAIAAYKKKGLDVSAFTEPVADKKDFRTFSYPITNYAADVQALMQPAMEDIYGNGRPVSSLDQTNDQINLILDQ from the coding sequence ATGCGAATTCGTACGCTCATGGCGATGACCGGAGCGCTGGCGCTGTCCCTGACGACCGGCTGCGCGCAGGGCGGCTCCGCGGGGTCGTCCGCGAACACGGTGACGTACTGGCTGTGGGACACCAACCAGCTGCCCGCCTACCAGGCCTGCGCGAAGGGGTTCGAGAAGGAGAACCCCGGACTGAAAGTCAAGATCACCCAGTTGGGCTGGAACGACTACTGGACCAAGCTCACCGCCGGCTTCATCTCGGGCACCCAGCCGGACGTGTTCACCGACCACATACAGAAGTTCGGCCAGTTCGCCGACCTGAAGGTGCTGGAGCCGCTCGACGACCTGGACATCAAGGCGTCCGACTACCAGCCGGGGCTCGCCGCCAACTGGATCGGCCAGGACGGCCACCGCTACGGCACCCCCAAGGACTGGGACACCGTCGCGCTCTTCTACAACGAGAAGATGGCGAAGGCCGCCGGTCTCACCGCCGGGCAGCTGAGCAGCCTCTCCTGGAACCCGAAGGACGGCGGCACCTTCGAGAAGGCCATCGCCCACCTCACCGTCGACAAGAACGGCAAGCGGGGCGACGAACCGGGCTTCGACAAGAACAACGTCAAGGTGTACGGGCTGGGCACCCAGGGCGGCGGCTTCGCCGACGGCCAGACCCAGTGGAGCCCCTTCACCGGATCGGCGGGGTGGAGCTACACGGACAAGGCGCGCTGGGGCACGAAGTACCAGTACGGCAGCAAGACCTTCCAGTCCGTCATCAAGTGGTACTTCGGCCTGGCGACGAAGGGCTACATGGCACCCTTCTCCGACTACAACCAGCAGTCCAACCAGGGCAACACGCAGATCGCCGCCGGGAAGGCCGCCGCCGTCTTCGACGGGGCCTGGATGATCTCCACCTACAACGGGATCAAGGGCAAGGACATCAAGACCGCTCTCACCCCCGTCGGCCCCACCGGCAAGCGCGCCACCATGATGAACGGCCTCGCCGACTCCATCAGCAAAGCCTCCAAGAACAAGGCGGGCGCCCGGAAGTGGGTGGAATACCTCGCGTCCGACAAGTGCCAGACCGTCGTCGGCAGGTACGCGGTCGTCTTCCCCGCCACCCCGGCCGGCACCGAGGCAGCCATCGCCGCCTACAAGAAGAAGGGCCTCGACGTGTCCGCCTTCACCGAACCCGTGGCCGACAAAAAGGACTTCCGGACCTTCTCCTACCCGATCACCAACTACGCGGCGGACGTGCAGGCGCTCATGCAGCCGGCCATGGAGGACATCTACGGCAACGGCAGGCCCGTGAGCAGCCTCGACCAGACCAACGACCAGATCAATCTGATCCTCGACCAGTGA
- a CDS encoding Gfo/Idh/MocA family oxidoreductase: MTFSIGIVGAGQFSGQFAKLFLAHPGVSDVYVTDLLPERAEQLAAAEGLTGTFPTYQAMLESKAVDAVAIFTQRWTHGPLVVQGLNAGKHVYSAVPMAITAEEIAAIIDAVKATGLTYMMGETSQYNPATVHARNQIAEGAFGRIFYAEGDYVHDMDLGFYEAYQYSGGENWKATASYPPLLYPTHSIGGVLGAWQTHAVSVSALGVVDDRGDGVFDKGVSQFGNDVSNATALFEVAGGGSFRTNEFRRVGYPSHIRESRFRFFGTEGSMEQLATVALWQDKNGVKDISELLEPKPTMSPDDPSLQHIAPDLRAAFTSGSAPVHDRSRLPREFDNLHNGHEGSHHFLVDDFVTAVSTRSLPSVNAWVAARYTLPGIVAHESARQGGVRLEIPDFGDAPEA; encoded by the coding sequence ATGACGTTCTCCATCGGCATCGTCGGCGCCGGACAGTTCTCGGGACAGTTCGCCAAGCTGTTCCTGGCCCATCCCGGCGTCAGCGACGTCTACGTCACCGACCTGCTCCCCGAACGGGCCGAGCAACTCGCCGCCGCCGAAGGCCTCACGGGCACCTTCCCGACGTACCAGGCCATGCTGGAGTCGAAGGCGGTCGACGCGGTCGCGATCTTCACCCAGCGCTGGACACACGGACCGCTGGTCGTCCAGGGTCTGAACGCCGGCAAGCACGTGTACTCCGCGGTCCCCATGGCGATCACCGCGGAGGAGATCGCGGCGATCATCGACGCGGTCAAGGCCACCGGGCTGACGTACATGATGGGTGAGACCAGCCAGTACAACCCGGCGACCGTGCACGCCCGCAACCAGATCGCCGAAGGCGCCTTCGGACGGATCTTCTACGCCGAGGGCGACTACGTCCACGACATGGACCTGGGGTTCTACGAGGCGTACCAGTACAGCGGCGGCGAGAACTGGAAGGCGACCGCCAGCTATCCCCCGCTGCTCTACCCCACGCACTCGATCGGCGGGGTGCTGGGCGCCTGGCAGACGCACGCGGTGAGCGTGTCGGCGCTCGGTGTCGTGGACGATCGCGGAGACGGGGTCTTCGACAAGGGGGTCAGCCAGTTCGGCAACGACGTCTCCAACGCCACCGCGCTGTTCGAGGTGGCGGGCGGCGGCTCCTTCCGCACGAACGAGTTCCGGCGGGTGGGCTATCCCTCGCACATCCGGGAGTCCCGTTTCCGGTTCTTCGGGACGGAAGGGAGCATGGAGCAGCTCGCCACGGTGGCCCTGTGGCAGGACAAGAACGGGGTGAAGGACATCAGCGAGCTGCTTGAGCCCAAGCCCACCATGTCCCCCGATGATCCTTCCCTCCAGCACATCGCACCGGACCTTCGGGCGGCCTTCACCTCCGGGTCGGCGCCGGTGCACGATCGCTCGCGCCTGCCACGGGAGTTCGACAACCTGCACAACGGCCACGAGGGCAGCCACCACTTCCTGGTGGACGACTTCGTGACCGCCGTCAGCACGCGCTCGCTGCCGTCGGTGAACGCGTGGGTGGCCGCTCGGTACACCCTGCCGGGCATCGTCGCGCACGAGTCCGCGCGGCAGGGCGGGGTCAGGCTGGAGATCCCGGACTTCGGAGACGCGCCCGAGGCGTGA